A region of Carassius auratus strain Wakin chromosome 41, ASM336829v1, whole genome shotgun sequence DNA encodes the following proteins:
- the LOC113059153 gene encoding cathepsin S-like, giving the protein MSAQVMVLGSLLFAVCCSTALAHFNTNLDQHWELWKKTHTKFYSSKVEELGRRELWERNIELITLHNLEASMGLHSYDLGMNHMGDMTTEEILQTLATIRVPPGFKRQAAEFVGSSGAAVPDSLDWREKGYVTSVKNQGACGSCWAFSSVGALEGQLMKTTGKLVDLSPQNLVDCSSSYGNYGCDGGLMSAAFQYIIDNGGIDSESSYPYEAVQGQCRYNPSQHAANCTKYYFVSQGDEEALKQAVANIGPISVAIDATRPQFILYRSGVYNDPSCTTNINHAVLAVGYGAIGGQEFWLIKNSWGTHFGDGGYIRMARNQNNMCGIASYALYPVM; this is encoded by the exons ATGAGCGCACAG GTCATGGTGCTCGGGAGCTTGCTCTTTGCTGTGTGTTGTAGCACAGCACTGGCACATTTCAACACAAATCTAGACCAGCACTGGGAGTTGTGGAAGAAGACACATACTAAGTTTTACTCCAGTAAG GTTGAAGAACTGGGCAGGAGGGAGTTATGGGAGAGAAATATTGAACTTATCACCCTTCACAACCTGGAGGCCTCCATGGGCCTGCATTCATATGACCTGGGCATGAACCACATGGGTGATATG ACAACAGAGGAGATCCTGCAAACGTTAGCCACGATTCGTGTGCCTCCTGGCTTTAAGAGGCAAGCAGCAGAATTTGTGGGCTCTTCTGGAGCTGCTGTCCCAGACTCTCTGGACTGGAGAGAGAAGGGATATGTCACCAGTGTGAAGAACCAG GGTGCATGCGGCTCATGTTGGGCGTTCAGCTCTGTTGGGGCTCTTGAAGGTCAGCTGATGAAGACCACAGGAAAGCTGGTCGACCTCAGCCCTCAGAATCTGGTGGACTGTTCTTCTAGTTATGGCAACTATGGCTGCGATGGTGGTTTGATGAGTGCTGCCTTCCAGTACATTATTGATAATGGTGGAATAGACTCCGAGTCATCTTACCCTTATGAAGCAGTG CAAGGGCAGTGCAGATACAATCCATCCCAGCATGCAGCAAACTGCACCAAGTACTATTTTGTCAGTCAGGGAGATGAGGAGGCCCTGAAGCAGGCTGTTGCTAACATCGGGCCCATTTCAGTGGCCATTGATGCCACCCGCCCTCAGTTTATCCTGTACCGCAGTG GAGTTTACAATGATCCATCCTGCACCACAAACATAAACCACGCAGTGCTGGCTGTGGGATACGGTGCAATTGGTGGACAGGAATTTTGGCTGATCAAAAACAG TTGGGGTACCCATTTTGGAGATGGTGGCTACATCCGTATGGCCAGAAACCAGAACAACATGTGTGGCATCGCCTCATACGCCCTTTATCCGGTTATGTAA
- the LOC113059152 gene encoding hepatocyte nuclear factor 6-like, with product MDGNMGEMSVHSHVELAHSQDSRAMLHSRDLTAAFPRPTLGGHTMGLESDHQSPAYDHSMATLGYSRDPPTSCGSTYTTLTPLQPFDDKFHHHHHHHPCLPVSNVIGSFTLMREDRGLGGNYYTAYAKDFGLGQGLSPPLSSAGLETTMHGYGSLGSQNGHSSQMLPGGHEVHMGSNGGNICRTAPDFGREMSPPSLGGEHGVSHQLNKMDAHQHTSTYHHHIYNQSYQHHLPSQQVSKLGDLPSSSPSSSNTSLGREGMLASSQNGGGGEEINTKDVAQRIITELKRYSIPQAIFAERVLCRSQGTLSDLLRNPKPWGKLKSGRETFKRMSRWLQEPEFQRMASLRLEACKRKEQEQSKLERNQGPKRTRLVFTDLQRRTLMAIFRENHRPTKDLQITISQQLGLELSTVSNFFMNARRRNINRWTEEGRPSSTGSTGSSNASPTVTCSTA from the exons ATGGATGGTAATATGGGTGAGATGTCTGTGCACAGCCACGTAGAGCTGGCACACAGTCAGGACAGCAGAGCCATGCTGCACTCTCGGGATCTCACGGCTGCTTTCCCTCGTCCCACTCTGGGAGGCCACACTATGGGCCTGGAGTCTGACCACCAGAGCCCTGCGTATGACCACAGCATGGCAACTCTGGGGTACAGTAGGGACCCACCAACCAGCTGTGGAAGCACCTACACCACACTGACACCCCTCCAGCCTTTTGATGACAAAtttcaccaccaccatcatcatcatccctgCCTGCCCGTGAGCAATGTTATCGGTAGCTTCACACTCATGCGAGAAGATCGAGGCCTGGGAGGAAATTACTATACGGCATACGCAAAAGACTTTGGTTTGGGACAGGGTCTGTCTCCACCGTTGAGCAGTGCAGGCCTGGAGACCACCATGCATGGCTATGGTAGCCTGGGAAGTCAGAATGGACACAGTAGCCAGATGCTTCCAGGTGGCCATGAGGTCCATATGGGCAGCAATGGGGGTAACATCTGTCGAACAGCACCAGACTTTGGGAGGGAGATGTCACCGCCGTCTCTGGGGGGCGAGCATGGGGTCAGCCACCAGCTAAACAAAATGGATGCCCATCAGCACACTTCCACCTACCACCACCATATATACAACCAGAGTTATCAGCACCACCTCCCAAGCCAACAGGTCTCCAAGCTCGGGGatctcccctcttcttccccttCCTCCTCCAACACCAGTTTGGGAAGGGAGGGCATGCTGGCCAGCTCACAGAACGGCGGTGGAGGAGAGGAGATCAACACCAAAGATGTGGCTCAGAGAATCATCACTGAACTGAAGAGATACAGCATCCCACAGGCCATTTTCGCAGAGCGGGTTCTGTGCAGGTCACAGGGTACTCTCTCAGACCTGCTGAGGAACCCCAAACCTTGGGGGAAACTCAAGTCTGGCCGCGAAACCTTCAAAAGGATGTCCCGCTGGCTACAGGAGCCAGAATTTCAGAGGATGGCCTCGTTACGCCTGGAAG CTTGTAAGCGTAAAGAACAGGAGCAATCCAAGCTAGAGCGCAACCAGGGGCCTAAGCGCACCCGACTAGTCTTCACAGACCTGCAGCGTCGTACTCTCATGGCCATTTTCAGAGAGAACCACAGACCGACCAAAGACCTGCAGATCACCATCTCTCAGCAGCTTGGCCTTGAGCTTTCCACCGTAAGCAACTTCTTCATGAACGCTCGCCGCAGAAACATCAACCGCTGGACTGAAGAGGGCCGCCCATCCTCCACCGGCTCAACAGGGTCCAGCAACGCGTCTCCAACTGTGACCTGCTCCACGGCATGA